A single region of the Rhodococcus sp. W8901 genome encodes:
- a CDS encoding SDR family NAD(P)-dependent oxidoreductase has protein sequence MTKKLSGKTAIVLGVAPGNVGHAIARRFVDDGAAVLIAGRRPDALASVAEDIGAQWQQCDITSESDLDALVATALERLGRIDVGVNATGWGLLTPFEDTTREDLEKMAAVQFTGPFQLFQRLVANMADGGSIIQISSVTASIMFENHAAYMGTKAGIDHVIRCVANEYGHRGIRANSIAPGGVADAPMSGGGLNYPPIRSLYLREIPLGRVGVAEDVANVAAWLAGDESAFVTGQVVQVSGGQTLRRNPSIADLAGAISVEQA, from the coding sequence ATGACCAAGAAATTGAGCGGCAAGACCGCAATCGTGCTCGGGGTGGCGCCCGGCAACGTCGGGCACGCGATCGCCCGCCGCTTCGTCGACGACGGTGCCGCAGTGCTGATTGCGGGTCGGCGCCCGGACGCGCTGGCGTCCGTTGCTGAGGACATCGGCGCGCAGTGGCAGCAGTGTGACATCACGTCGGAGTCGGACCTGGACGCGCTCGTCGCCACCGCCCTGGAGCGGCTCGGCCGCATCGACGTCGGCGTCAACGCGACCGGGTGGGGTCTGCTGACCCCGTTCGAGGACACCACGCGCGAGGATCTCGAGAAGATGGCGGCGGTCCAGTTCACCGGGCCGTTCCAACTCTTCCAGCGACTCGTCGCGAATATGGCGGACGGCGGTTCGATCATCCAGATCTCCTCGGTCACCGCGTCGATCATGTTCGAGAACCATGCCGCCTACATGGGTACCAAGGCCGGCATCGACCACGTCATCCGTTGTGTCGCCAACGAATACGGTCACCGCGGGATCCGGGCGAACTCCATTGCCCCGGGTGGCGTCGCGGACGCCCCGATGTCGGGTGGCGGGCTGAACTACCCGCCGATCCGGTCGCTCTACCTTCGCGAGATCCCGCTCGGGCGGGTCGGCGTCGCCGAAGATGTCGCGAACGTGGCGGCGTGGCTCGCCGGTGACGAATCCGCCTTCGTCACGGGCCAGGTGGTGCAGGTGAGCGGCGGGCAGACGCTGCGACGCAATCCCTCGATCGCCGACCTGGCCGGTGCAATCTCGGTGGAACAGGCGTAA
- a CDS encoding glycoside hydrolase family 25 protein, which yields MPRNRRRSLPRVAALLLAGAVTVAAPAVAVANPQGVDVASWQHPNGAPINWSAVRGAGYEFGMVKATEGLFYTNPHFAQDSIAMRLAGVARGAYHYADPSASPEAQAAFFAANALAVNQIGGLPPVLDLESTGGLAAPQLIDWTRRYLNAVQGLTGRTPIIYTYPNFWRTAMANTTEFSNYPLWIADYNGGNAPGPLPGGWRNWAFWQYTDSGRIPGVNAAIDLNVYSGSMGDINMYARNFFGS from the coding sequence ATGCCGAGGAACCGTCGTCGATCCCTTCCGCGTGTCGCTGCCCTCCTTCTGGCGGGAGCGGTGACAGTCGCAGCACCCGCCGTCGCGGTGGCGAACCCGCAGGGCGTCGACGTGGCGTCGTGGCAGCACCCGAACGGTGCTCCCATCAACTGGTCGGCGGTGCGCGGGGCGGGGTACGAATTCGGGATGGTCAAGGCCACCGAGGGCCTGTTCTACACCAACCCGCACTTCGCGCAGGATTCCATCGCGATGCGGCTCGCGGGTGTGGCACGCGGCGCCTACCACTACGCGGATCCGTCGGCCTCGCCCGAGGCGCAGGCGGCGTTCTTCGCGGCGAACGCGCTCGCCGTCAACCAGATCGGCGGACTACCGCCCGTCCTGGATCTCGAGAGCACCGGAGGCCTCGCGGCACCGCAGTTGATCGACTGGACCCGCCGCTACCTCAACGCCGTGCAGGGTCTCACCGGCCGCACCCCGATCATCTACACGTACCCCAACTTCTGGCGCACCGCGATGGCCAACACCACCGAGTTCTCGAACTACCCGCTGTGGATCGCGGACTACAACGGCGGCAACGCCCCCGGGCCACTGCCGGGAGGCTGGCGGAACTGGGCGTTCTGGCAGTACACCGACAGCGGCCGGATCCCGGGCGTCAACGCCGCCATCGACCTCAACGTCTACAGCGGATCGATGGGCGACATCAACATGTACGCCCGCAACTTCTTCGGCAGCTGA
- the ggh gene encoding glucosylglycerate hydrolase → MIDPGFTPTQLAARAAYLLRGNDLGAMTTAAPRLYPHMWSWDAAFVAVGLAPLSVERAVVELDTLLSAQWANGMIPHIVFANGVDGYFPGPARWACRELAGYAPIGIDTSGIMQPPVHAIAVQRILDHSRRHGRTTRAVAEEFLDRRWPDLMRWHRWLAHARDRDGAGRVTLYHGWESGMDNSPRWDAAYANVIPGPVPPYRREDVTVVTDVSQRPSNGEYDRYLWLLEEMKSVRYDDDALAEKMSFAVEDVFVSAVFALACDVLAVIGEEHSRPNADVRELHYWADHFRKGVAATTDERTGAARDFDVRTGRWIGTETIAMFAPLLCGGLDRHAERALLHTFEGPRFCTHPDLRYAVPPSTSPVSRDFRPREYWRGPVWPVMTWLFSWAFARRGWAERSLMLRAEGLRQAADGSFAEYYEPFTGEPLGSMQQSWTAAAVLDWLG, encoded by the coding sequence ATGATCGACCCCGGATTCACTCCGACGCAGCTCGCGGCCCGCGCCGCCTACCTCCTGCGCGGCAACGACCTGGGGGCGATGACGACCGCGGCCCCGCGGCTGTATCCGCACATGTGGAGCTGGGACGCGGCGTTCGTCGCGGTCGGTCTCGCGCCGCTGTCCGTCGAACGGGCCGTCGTCGAACTCGACACGTTGCTGTCGGCGCAGTGGGCCAACGGAATGATCCCGCACATCGTGTTCGCGAACGGAGTGGACGGGTACTTCCCGGGGCCGGCGCGCTGGGCGTGCCGGGAACTGGCGGGGTACGCGCCGATCGGGATCGACACGTCCGGCATCATGCAGCCGCCGGTGCACGCGATCGCGGTGCAGCGGATCCTCGATCACTCCCGGCGACACGGCCGGACCACCCGGGCGGTCGCGGAGGAGTTCCTGGACCGGCGGTGGCCGGACCTGATGCGTTGGCACCGGTGGCTCGCGCACGCCCGTGATCGCGACGGCGCCGGCCGCGTCACGCTCTACCACGGCTGGGAGTCCGGAATGGACAATTCGCCCCGATGGGATGCCGCCTACGCCAACGTGATTCCCGGTCCCGTCCCGCCGTACCGGCGCGAGGACGTCACGGTCGTCACCGACGTCTCGCAGCGTCCCAGCAACGGCGAGTACGACCGCTACCTGTGGCTGCTCGAGGAGATGAAGAGCGTCCGGTACGACGACGACGCGCTGGCCGAGAAGATGAGCTTCGCGGTGGAGGACGTGTTCGTCAGTGCCGTGTTCGCGCTGGCGTGCGACGTGCTCGCGGTGATCGGGGAGGAGCATTCGCGTCCCAACGCCGATGTCCGCGAACTGCACTACTGGGCCGACCACTTCCGTAAGGGTGTCGCGGCGACGACCGACGAGCGGACGGGCGCGGCGCGGGACTTCGACGTGCGCACCGGTCGGTGGATCGGTACCGAGACGATCGCGATGTTCGCACCGCTGCTGTGCGGCGGGTTGGATCGCCACGCCGAACGGGCCCTGCTGCACACGTTCGAGGGGCCCCGCTTCTGCACGCACCCGGATCTGCGGTACGCGGTCCCGCCGTCCACGTCGCCCGTGTCCCGCGATTTCCGGCCCCGCGAGTACTGGCGGGGCCCGGTGTGGCCGGTGATGACGTGGTTGTTCTCGTGGGCGTTCGCGCGCCGCGGGTGGGCGGAGCGGTCGTTGATGTTGCGGGCGGAGGGGCTGCGGCAAGCCGCCGACGGCAGTTTCGCCGAATACTACGAGCCGTTCACTGGCGAACCCCTCGGCAGCATGCAGCAGTCGTGGACGGCGGCCGCGGTGCTGGACTGGCTCGGTTAG
- a CDS encoding PHP domain-containing protein: MANPDPVQALREVAFWLERGRADTYRVRAYRRAADVVAGLTESEREARQRGGGWTGLPGLGAKTAAIVEQAMSGNVPDYLRELCDAAEPIGYGGDLQPALRGDLHVHSDWSDGGSPIDEMMRTAAGLGHEYCALTDHSPRLTVANGLSPERLRDQLAMVRDLNRELSPFRILTGIEVDILDDGALDQDSDLLDELDVVVASVHSHLRADRGEMTRRMLGAVRNPRVNVLGHCTGRLVEGKRGNRPESKFDAEKVFQACRDHDVAVEINSRPERRDPPSRLIDLAVDIGCLFSIDTDAHAPGQLAWQGLGCERAIRCGVEADRVVNTWPADDLLTWTRAFAG, translated from the coding sequence ATGGCGAACCCGGACCCGGTGCAGGCGCTGCGCGAGGTCGCGTTCTGGCTCGAGCGCGGCCGCGCCGACACGTACCGCGTGCGGGCGTATCGGCGGGCGGCGGACGTGGTCGCGGGGCTCACCGAGAGTGAGCGGGAGGCGCGTCAGCGCGGCGGCGGGTGGACCGGACTGCCCGGTCTGGGTGCGAAGACCGCGGCCATCGTCGAGCAGGCGATGTCCGGGAACGTCCCCGACTACCTGCGGGAACTGTGTGACGCGGCCGAGCCGATCGGGTACGGCGGTGACCTGCAGCCGGCGCTGCGCGGCGACCTGCACGTGCACTCGGACTGGTCCGACGGTGGCAGCCCCATCGACGAGATGATGCGGACGGCCGCCGGCCTCGGGCACGAATACTGCGCGCTCACCGACCATTCGCCGCGGCTGACGGTCGCGAACGGGTTGTCGCCCGAGCGCCTGCGGGACCAGCTCGCGATGGTGCGCGATCTCAACCGGGAGCTGTCGCCCTTCCGGATCCTCACCGGCATCGAGGTCGACATCCTGGATGACGGTGCGCTGGACCAGGATTCGGACCTTCTGGACGAACTCGACGTGGTGGTGGCGAGCGTGCACTCGCATCTGCGCGCCGACCGCGGCGAGATGACCAGGCGCATGCTCGGCGCGGTGCGGAACCCGCGCGTGAACGTGTTGGGCCACTGCACCGGCCGGCTCGTCGAGGGCAAGCGCGGTAACCGGCCGGAGTCGAAGTTCGACGCCGAGAAGGTGTTCCAGGCGTGCCGCGACCACGACGTCGCGGTCGAGATCAACAGCCGGCCCGAGCGCCGCGATCCACCGAGCCGGTTGATCGATCTGGCCGTCGACATCGGGTGTCTGTTCTCGATCGACACCGACGCGCACGCGCCGGGACAGTTGGCCTGGCAGGGGCTGGGGTGCGAGCGCGCGATCCGCTGCGGCGTCGAGGCCGATCGGGTCGTGAACACGTGGCCGGCGGACGACCTGCTCACCTGGACGCGCGCGTTCGCCGGGTGA
- a CDS encoding organic hydroperoxide resistance protein — protein MNIVYTAEALATGEGRNGRARTSDGRLDLDLAIPQEMGGSGNGTNPEQLFAAGYAACFHSALQLVARQADADTTDSAVGARVGIGPNGSGGFGLAVTLEISLPHLDRGEALALTEKAHEVCPYSNATRGNIEVTLTVTDE, from the coding sequence GTGAACATCGTCTACACCGCAGAGGCACTGGCCACGGGCGAGGGTCGCAACGGCCGCGCCCGCACGTCCGACGGCCGGTTGGACCTGGATCTGGCGATCCCGCAGGAAATGGGTGGCAGCGGTAACGGCACCAACCCCGAGCAGCTGTTCGCCGCCGGGTACGCCGCGTGCTTCCACTCGGCACTCCAACTGGTCGCTCGCCAGGCCGACGCCGACACCACCGATTCCGCTGTCGGCGCGCGGGTCGGTATCGGCCCCAACGGTTCCGGTGGCTTCGGTCTGGCGGTGACACTCGAGATCTCGCTGCCGCACCTGGACCGTGGCGAGGCGCTCGCACTCACCGAGAAGGCGCACGAGGTGTGCCCGTACTCGAACGCGACGCGCGGCAACATCGAGGTCACCCTGACCGTCACCGACGAATAG
- a CDS encoding MarR family winged helix-turn-helix transcriptional regulator translates to MTDDLALDRQVCFALYSASRATTAAYRTLLADLDITYPQYLVMLVLWERDGRGVQEICDALQLDTGTLSPLLKRLEVAGLVDRKRLAGDERRVTVRLTDAGAALRARASDIPARLARATGLSGPDLGRLRDVLMGVGRNLHSTEFDIDREEAS, encoded by the coding sequence GTGACTGACGATCTGGCGCTCGACCGGCAGGTGTGCTTCGCGCTGTACTCGGCCTCCCGTGCCACCACTGCTGCCTACCGGACCCTGCTCGCCGACCTGGACATCACCTACCCGCAGTACCTCGTGATGCTGGTGCTGTGGGAGCGGGACGGGCGCGGCGTCCAGGAGATCTGCGACGCTCTCCAGCTCGACACCGGCACGTTGTCGCCGCTGCTCAAACGGCTCGAGGTCGCCGGGCTCGTCGACCGGAAGCGGCTGGCCGGCGACGAGCGACGGGTCACCGTCCGACTCACCGACGCCGGAGCCGCACTGCGCGCACGGGCGTCCGACATCCCGGCCCGTCTCGCACGGGCCACCGGCCTGAGCGGGCCGGACCTCGGACGGCTGCGCGACGTCCTCATGGGCGTCGGTCGAAATCTGCACTCCACCGAGTTCGACATCGACCGAGAAGAGGCATCGTGA
- a CDS encoding SDR family oxidoreductase: MSTPHPTALITGGSRGLGAAIARELAPTHQLILGGRSAESLEPIAGELGAAPWPVDLTDYAAVAEAVTDIDRLDVLVHNAGVADIGTIEETSVDTWHRTFEANVVAVAELTRLLLPALRAANGHVVLINSGSGLRANAGWGAYAASKFALRAFGDALRLEEPTLRVTSIHPGRIDTDMQRAIVASEGAEYDAGKFLTPETVAGAVRNAVETPRDAHPTEIVLRPMPSQH; the protein is encoded by the coding sequence ATGTCCACACCGCACCCGACAGCCCTGATCACCGGCGGTAGCCGCGGCCTCGGTGCCGCGATCGCCCGCGAACTGGCCCCCACGCACCAGCTGATCCTCGGTGGCCGCAGTGCCGAATCGCTCGAACCGATCGCGGGGGAGTTGGGCGCGGCCCCGTGGCCAGTGGACCTCACCGACTACGCCGCGGTGGCCGAAGCGGTCACCGACATCGACCGACTGGACGTCCTGGTGCACAACGCCGGCGTCGCGGACATCGGAACCATCGAGGAGACGTCGGTCGACACGTGGCACCGGACGTTCGAGGCCAACGTCGTCGCGGTCGCCGAGCTCACCCGGTTGCTGCTGCCGGCGCTACGCGCCGCGAACGGGCATGTCGTGCTGATCAATTCGGGCTCGGGACTGCGCGCCAACGCGGGTTGGGGCGCGTACGCCGCCAGCAAGTTCGCGCTGCGCGCGTTCGGGGACGCGTTGCGACTCGAGGAGCCGACGCTGCGGGTCACGTCGATCCACCCGGGGCGCATCGACACCGACATGCAGCGCGCGATCGTCGCCTCCGAGGGCGCCGAGTACGACGCCGGCAAGTTCCTCACCCCGGAAACGGTGGCGGGTGCGGTCCGGAACGCCGTCGAGACGCCCCGGGACGCGCACCCCACCGAGATCGTGCTGCGACCGATGCCGAGTCAGCACTGA
- a CDS encoding long-chain fatty acid--CoA ligase: MINGLTMDDYPLSLTAVVERAERFHSGKDVVSRRPDGSIARTTLGACARRARRLATALAGLGIGDGDRVATLLWNQAEHLEMYFAVPAMGAVVHTLNPRLHSDELAFIVGDAQDRVIVVDESLLEVFDGFRFTHQFDHVIVVSHGGAAPAGMLDYESLIDEAEPMQWPVLDERQAGAMCYTSGTTGRPKGVVYSHRALVLHSMAAALPDALGVSVQDTLLPVVPMFHVNAWGLPYAAALLGARLVLPGPKLDPVSVLDLIEAEKVTMTAGVPTVWMAMLDALDFEPHRWDLRHLDRLIVGGAAAPRSLLEGYDRHGLTVVQAWGMTETAPVGTVSRLPVDLRETAADEQYAFRARQGVAMPFFDIRARNEDDGFIEWDDVAMGELEVRGPWVAASYHNGSGADSFTADGWFRTGDIVRIDHRGCIRICDRSKDLVKSGGEWISSVDLENHLMAHPSVAEAAVIAVPDPRWGERPLAVLVLRDGQTADPEQLREHLSGEFARWQLPERFEFVSTIPRTATGKFKKRDLREQFTA, translated from the coding sequence GTGATCAATGGCTTGACCATGGATGACTACCCGTTGTCGCTGACCGCTGTGGTCGAGCGCGCCGAGCGTTTCCACAGTGGAAAGGACGTCGTTTCTCGTCGCCCCGACGGCAGCATTGCCCGGACCACTCTCGGGGCGTGTGCGCGGCGGGCGCGGCGGCTTGCCACCGCGCTGGCCGGTCTCGGTATCGGGGACGGTGACCGGGTGGCGACGCTGTTGTGGAATCAAGCGGAGCACCTCGAGATGTACTTCGCGGTCCCGGCGATGGGGGCGGTAGTCCACACACTCAACCCACGCCTGCATTCCGACGAGCTGGCCTTCATCGTCGGGGATGCGCAGGACCGGGTGATCGTGGTCGACGAGTCCCTGCTCGAGGTGTTCGACGGGTTCCGGTTCACGCACCAGTTCGACCATGTCATCGTCGTCTCCCATGGCGGTGCGGCACCAGCAGGAATGCTCGACTACGAGAGCCTGATCGATGAGGCCGAACCGATGCAGTGGCCTGTTCTCGACGAACGCCAAGCCGGCGCGATGTGTTACACGTCCGGCACCACCGGTCGACCGAAGGGCGTCGTGTACTCGCACCGGGCGCTGGTGCTTCATTCGATGGCCGCGGCACTGCCCGACGCTCTGGGCGTCTCGGTGCAGGACACGCTGCTGCCGGTGGTGCCGATGTTCCACGTCAACGCGTGGGGTCTGCCGTACGCAGCGGCGCTGCTCGGCGCGCGGCTCGTTCTACCCGGACCGAAGCTGGACCCGGTCAGTGTGCTCGACCTGATCGAGGCCGAGAAGGTCACCATGACTGCGGGGGTGCCGACGGTGTGGATGGCGATGCTCGACGCACTCGACTTCGAACCGCATCGTTGGGATCTGCGTCATCTCGACCGGTTGATCGTCGGTGGAGCGGCGGCGCCGCGCAGCCTGCTGGAGGGGTATGACCGTCACGGTCTGACCGTCGTCCAGGCGTGGGGAATGACCGAGACCGCGCCGGTCGGTACCGTCAGCCGCCTCCCGGTGGATCTGCGGGAAACTGCGGCCGACGAGCAGTATGCGTTCCGGGCCAGGCAGGGCGTCGCGATGCCGTTCTTCGACATCCGAGCGCGGAACGAGGACGACGGATTCATCGAGTGGGATGACGTCGCCATGGGTGAGCTGGAGGTTCGGGGACCCTGGGTGGCGGCTTCCTACCACAATGGTTCGGGCGCAGACAGTTTCACGGCTGACGGCTGGTTCCGCACCGGAGACATCGTCCGCATCGACCACCGCGGCTGCATCCGGATCTGTGACCGCTCCAAGGACCTGGTCAAGTCCGGTGGCGAGTGGATCTCCTCGGTCGATCTCGAAAACCACCTCATGGCACACCCGTCGGTGGCGGAGGCCGCGGTGATCGCCGTGCCCGATCCGCGGTGGGGTGAGCGTCCGTTGGCGGTGCTCGTGCTCCGGGACGGCCAGACCGCGGACCCGGAGCAGCTCCGTGAGCACCTGTCGGGTGAGTTTGCGCGGTGGCAGCTACCCGAGCGGTTCGAGTTCGTGTCCACCATTCCCAGAACGGCTACCGGCAAGTTCAAGAAGAGGGATCTGCGCGAGCAGTTCACCGCATGA
- a CDS encoding 3-keto-5-aminohexanoate cleavage protein, giving the protein MHFHDDALFPENQEKLVITAAPYGPEWEPDDFREDLPLTMDEHVQQAVDCYEAGASVLHIHVRELDGKGSKRLSKFNELLGRLREAVPEMVLQVGGSISFAPEGEGAEAKWLSDDTRHMLAELDPKPDQVTIAINTSQMNIAELLTADDIAGTSLARPELQETYREMTIPAGPAWVEEHLRRLQAAGIQPLFALTGITGLESVERLIRRGVYTGPLNVTWTGIGGGMEGPNPYNIMNFIQRVPDGAALTLESLMRSVLPVNTMAIAMGLHTRCGNEDTIWGRKGEKMTSVQQIQQLVRIAGELGREVATGKDARDIYKIGTTYADADETLAKLGYAPNRRPGQVGFTHHA; this is encoded by the coding sequence ATGCATTTCCATGACGACGCACTCTTCCCCGAAAATCAGGAGAAGCTGGTCATCACGGCGGCGCCGTACGGTCCCGAGTGGGAGCCGGACGACTTCCGCGAGGATCTGCCGTTGACGATGGATGAGCACGTCCAGCAGGCGGTGGACTGCTACGAGGCCGGCGCGTCCGTACTGCACATCCACGTTCGTGAACTCGACGGCAAGGGCTCAAAGCGGCTCTCGAAGTTCAACGAACTCCTCGGACGGCTCCGCGAAGCGGTTCCCGAGATGGTCTTGCAGGTCGGCGGATCGATTTCGTTCGCGCCGGAAGGTGAAGGCGCCGAGGCGAAGTGGCTCTCCGATGACACCCGGCACATGCTCGCCGAGCTCGACCCCAAGCCGGACCAGGTCACGATCGCGATCAACACCAGCCAGATGAACATCGCGGAGCTGTTGACCGCGGACGACATCGCGGGCACATCCCTGGCGCGTCCGGAACTGCAGGAGACGTACCGGGAGATGACGATCCCGGCCGGACCGGCCTGGGTTGAGGAGCACCTGCGTCGCCTACAGGCCGCCGGCATCCAGCCCCTGTTCGCGCTGACCGGCATCACCGGCCTCGAGAGCGTCGAGCGGCTCATCCGTCGCGGGGTCTACACCGGCCCGCTGAACGTGACCTGGACCGGCATCGGTGGCGGCATGGAGGGCCCGAACCCGTACAACATCATGAACTTCATCCAGCGCGTCCCGGACGGAGCGGCCCTGACCCTGGAGTCCCTCATGCGCAGCGTGCTGCCCGTCAACACGATGGCGATCGCGATGGGCCTGCACACCCGCTGCGGCAACGAGGACACCATCTGGGGCCGCAAGGGCGAGAAGATGACCTCGGTTCAGCAGATCCAACAGTTGGTGCGCATCGCCGGTGAACTCGGACGGGAGGTTGCCACCGGCAAGGACGCCCGCGACATCTACAAGATCGGCACCACCTACGCGGACGCCGACGAGACCCTCGCCAAGCTCGGCTACGCGCCGAACCGTCGCCCGGGGCAGGTCGGATTCACCCACCACGCCTAG
- a CDS encoding SDR family NAD(P)-dependent oxidoreductase, whose protein sequence is MQQLLDKVAVVTGAAQGLGRAIALAMAREGADLVLCDLQEDKLAEVSAEVEALGRKCLALRCDVSSKAQVVEMFARAVEQFGTVHILVNNAARVPNLPADEVRRARHYAYVTTPMERQSMGITSSLTDEDWLKWWDVNVHGVFYCTREALKLMEPQGYGRIINIASIAGTSTASTHSPGYSAAKAAVVSLTKTVALDVAGAGIYVNAIACGGVLTPPFQAYLDNATEEQKRNLYQIIPVGRLGTPEEYASLAVYLAGETHYLVGQVISPNGGAVI, encoded by the coding sequence ATGCAGCAGCTACTCGACAAGGTCGCCGTGGTCACCGGAGCGGCGCAGGGTCTGGGCAGGGCGATTGCGCTCGCCATGGCTCGAGAGGGCGCGGATCTCGTCCTGTGTGACCTTCAAGAGGACAAGCTGGCGGAAGTCTCCGCCGAGGTCGAGGCGCTGGGGCGCAAGTGCTTGGCGCTGCGCTGCGACGTCTCGTCCAAGGCGCAGGTGGTCGAGATGTTCGCCCGGGCCGTCGAGCAGTTCGGAACCGTCCACATCCTGGTCAACAACGCTGCGCGAGTGCCGAACCTGCCCGCCGACGAGGTCCGGCGCGCCCGGCACTACGCCTACGTGACCACCCCGATGGAGCGCCAGTCCATGGGCATCACCAGCAGCCTCACCGACGAGGACTGGCTCAAGTGGTGGGACGTCAACGTCCACGGCGTGTTCTACTGCACCCGTGAGGCATTGAAGTTGATGGAGCCTCAGGGTTACGGCCGCATCATCAATATCGCCTCGATAGCCGGCACCTCTACCGCGAGCACGCACAGCCCCGGCTACTCGGCCGCCAAGGCTGCAGTCGTGAGCCTGACCAAGACCGTCGCCCTCGATGTCGCGGGCGCGGGTATCTACGTCAACGCCATCGCCTGCGGAGGAGTCTTGACGCCGCCGTTCCAGGCGTACCTCGACAACGCCACCGAAGAGCAGAAGCGCAACCTGTACCAGATTATTCCCGTGGGCCGGCTCGGCACTCCCGAGGAGTACGCCTCTCTTGCCGTCTACCTCGCCGGCGAGACGCACTATCTCGTCGGTCAGGTCATCAGTCCTAACGGCGGCGCTGTCATCTGA
- a CDS encoding MFS transporter, producing the protein MELEPQESTPSREVLGTGAHSKVFPWVVFTLIFGLMMSDYMSRQVLSSVFPVLKAEWDLSDSQLAALTSVVALMVGVLALPMSLLADRWGRVRSVVLMAVLWSVATILCAAAGNYSQLLGARFLLGFGEAAYASVGMAVMLGVFAPRLHASLSGAILGAAFFGSVVGVALGGVLADRLGWRAAFLVMAAFGLCLIILFRVLVNEQRLARHAADRPISGAPASGYGRAPISSLLTNASLTCAYVGAGIQFFVSGVLLAWLPSYFNRYHDMAATDAGLAASVFVLLIGAGTVLCGVAADRFGRRRPERRWSAAIAFAGIAMASLMVGFQLANGPVQMVLIGVGAFFCSGFSGATTAVVASLSHPSIRASALGVGVLANNVFGLALGPFVVGLLSDRLGLLGALQWVPLASVVSIVVLGLGMKLYPAGLRQLALVESKASGEASSVGTDTLVSPG; encoded by the coding sequence ATGGAACTGGAGCCCCAGGAATCCACGCCATCCCGAGAGGTCCTCGGCACCGGCGCCCACTCGAAGGTTTTCCCGTGGGTGGTATTCACCCTGATCTTCGGTCTGATGATGTCGGACTACATGTCCCGGCAGGTACTCAGTTCCGTATTCCCCGTGCTGAAGGCGGAGTGGGATCTGTCGGATTCGCAACTTGCGGCCCTGACCAGCGTCGTAGCCCTGATGGTCGGGGTGTTGGCGCTGCCGATGTCACTGCTCGCCGACCGTTGGGGTCGCGTCCGCAGTGTGGTCCTCATGGCAGTGCTGTGGAGTGTCGCGACCATCCTGTGCGCCGCGGCGGGAAACTACTCCCAGCTGCTCGGCGCACGATTCCTGCTCGGGTTCGGTGAGGCCGCCTACGCGAGTGTGGGCATGGCCGTCATGCTGGGAGTCTTTGCCCCGCGCCTGCATGCCTCGCTCAGCGGCGCCATCCTCGGTGCGGCGTTCTTCGGCTCGGTCGTCGGTGTCGCGCTCGGCGGCGTGCTCGCGGATCGGCTCGGTTGGCGTGCGGCCTTCCTGGTCATGGCGGCCTTCGGTCTGTGTCTGATCATCCTGTTCCGGGTCCTCGTCAACGAGCAGCGGCTGGCGCGTCATGCCGCCGACCGGCCGATCTCAGGGGCCCCCGCCTCCGGGTATGGACGTGCCCCGATTTCGAGCCTGCTCACGAACGCCTCGTTGACCTGTGCATACGTCGGTGCTGGAATCCAGTTCTTCGTCTCGGGTGTGCTGCTCGCCTGGCTTCCCAGCTACTTCAACCGCTACCACGACATGGCGGCCACGGATGCCGGGTTGGCGGCATCGGTCTTCGTACTGTTGATCGGCGCCGGAACGGTGCTCTGTGGCGTCGCTGCCGACCGGTTCGGTCGCCGGCGACCCGAACGCCGGTGGAGTGCAGCGATCGCGTTCGCCGGCATCGCGATGGCGTCCCTGATGGTCGGCTTCCAGCTCGCGAACGGGCCCGTGCAGATGGTGTTGATCGGGGTCGGGGCGTTCTTCTGCTCCGGATTCTCCGGTGCCACGACGGCGGTCGTCGCCAGCCTGTCCCACCCGTCGATCCGAGCCTCGGCCCTCGGCGTGGGCGTACTCGCGAACAACGTCTTCGGGCTGGCCCTCGGGCCGTTCGTCGTCGGACTGCTGTCCGATCGGCTGGGTCTGCTCGGTGCGTTGCAGTGGGTCCCACTTGCATCCGTCGTGTCCATCGTGGTCCTGGGCCTCGGCATGAAGCTCTACCCGGCCGGCCTACGCCAGCTTGCCTTGGTGGAGTCGAAGGCCTCCGGCGAGGCATCGTCCGTCGGCACGGACACGCTCGTGTCCCCGGGATAG